In Nocardioides marinus, one DNA window encodes the following:
- a CDS encoding DUF2752 domain-containing protein, whose product MSALLAPAPAPSRWDRVRAPLLTIGGLGIATLALHLRDPHVDGSWGLCPSAAMGFWCPGCGGLRAVNDLTHGEVVSAASSNLLVVVLMPFAVLALAVWASDRWRGRSRRLPRRVVVVGGYALLAAAGVFGLLRNTPAAPWLAP is encoded by the coding sequence ATGAGCGCCCTGCTCGCCCCGGCACCGGCCCCGAGCCGGTGGGACCGGGTGCGCGCCCCGCTGCTCACGATCGGCGGCCTGGGCATCGCCACCCTCGCGCTGCACCTGCGCGACCCGCACGTCGACGGCTCGTGGGGCCTGTGCCCCAGTGCGGCCATGGGCTTCTGGTGCCCCGGCTGCGGTGGCCTGCGTGCGGTCAACGACCTGACCCACGGTGAGGTCGTCTCCGCCGCGAGCAGCAACCTGCTCGTCGTGGTCCTGATGCCGTTCGCGGTGCTGGCCCTGGCGGTGTGGGCGAGCGACCGCTGGCGGGGCCGGTCGCGGCGGCTGCCGCGCCGCGTCGTCGTCGTGGGCGGCTACGCCCTGCTGGCGGCGGCCGGGGTGTTCGGGCTGCTGCGCAACACCCCGGCCGCGCCCTGGCTGGCGCCCTGA
- the hisI gene encoding phosphoribosyl-AMP cyclohydrolase: MNAAPELDPALAARLKRTADGLVPAVVQQHDTGEVLMLGWMDDRALALTLTTRRATYWSRSRQEYWVKGETSGHTQHVVEVRLDCDGDTLLVKVDQVDGACHTGDRTCFDADLVLGRG, translated from the coding sequence ATGAACGCCGCCCCGGAGCTCGACCCGGCCCTGGCCGCCCGCCTCAAGCGCACCGCCGACGGGCTGGTGCCGGCCGTGGTCCAGCAGCACGACACCGGTGAGGTGCTGATGCTGGGGTGGATGGACGACCGGGCGCTCGCGCTCACGCTGACCACCCGCCGGGCGACGTACTGGTCGCGCAGCCGGCAGGAGTACTGGGTCAAGGGCGAGACGTCCGGCCACACCCAGCACGTCGTCGAGGTCCGCCTCGACTGCGACGGGGACACGCTGCTCGTCAAGGTCGACCAGGTCGACGGCGCCTGCCACACCGGCGACCGCACCTGCTTCGACGCCGACCTGGTGCTCGGCCGTGGCTGA
- a CDS encoding Trp biosynthesis-associated membrane protein, producing MAERRGRRGFGLATLAALAAGTTCAVAGTRAAVEVDAEGQAAAMVTAGTAQGDALTMPLVTSLALVALASWGVLLVTRGVVRRSAAALALLASLGLLAAAAAALGDLRGTVEDALTEVGATGGASVTGWYLAAVVGGVVLVLAAGLAVWQVPAWPEMGRRYDSPTGEERAVTGDPESPLDLWRAMDEGHDPTDRTSP from the coding sequence GTGGCTGAGCGCCGCGGCCGGCGCGGCTTCGGCCTCGCCACGCTGGCGGCCCTGGCGGCCGGCACCACCTGCGCGGTCGCCGGCACCCGCGCGGCCGTCGAGGTCGACGCGGAGGGCCAGGCCGCGGCCATGGTCACCGCCGGGACCGCCCAGGGCGACGCCCTGACGATGCCGCTGGTGACCTCGCTGGCGCTGGTCGCCCTGGCGTCGTGGGGCGTCCTGCTCGTCACCCGCGGCGTCGTACGACGCAGTGCAGCCGCCCTGGCGCTGCTGGCGTCCCTGGGGCTGCTCGCCGCGGCCGCGGCGGCCCTGGGCGACCTGCGGGGCACCGTCGAGGACGCCCTGACCGAGGTCGGCGCGACCGGGGGAGCGAGCGTCACGGGGTGGTACCTCGCCGCCGTGGTAGGTGGGGTGGTGCTGGTCCTGGCCGCGGGGCTCGCGGTGTGGCAGGTGCCCGCCTGGCCCGAGATGGGGCGCCGCTACGACTCACCGACGGGCGAGGAGCGGGCCGTGACCGGCGACCCCGAGAGCCCTCTGGACCTGTGGAGGGCCATGGACGAGGGTCACGACCCGACCGACCGCACGTCCCCCTAG
- a CDS encoding HGxxPAAW family protein, which yields MSNSHGNTPAAWSAVVVGLLGFVVGSVGLIFDPISMPVFWAGVVITLAGGVVFLVMAKMGLHEGH from the coding sequence ATGTCGAACAGCCACGGCAACACCCCCGCCGCGTGGAGCGCAGTGGTCGTGGGCCTCCTGGGCTTCGTGGTGGGCAGCGTCGGGCTGATCTTCGACCCGATCAGCATGCCGGTCTTCTGGGCGGGCGTGGTGATCACCCTCGCCGGCGGCGTCGTCTTCCTCGTGATGGCCAAGATGGGTCTGCACGAGGGCCACTGA
- a CDS encoding DUF4190 domain-containing protein produces MSYDQPPPPPPPGYGAAPQPPYGGPPPGTSQKAVWSLVTGILSLFCCGLVLGIVAIVLSRSAKAEIASTGKGGGGMAQAGLVTGIVGVIFFIVQIILISTGAFEFSFEAG; encoded by the coding sequence ATGAGCTACGACCAGCCTCCCCCGCCTCCGCCGCCGGGCTACGGCGCCGCGCCCCAGCCCCCGTACGGCGGACCGCCGCCGGGCACCTCGCAGAAGGCGGTCTGGTCGCTGGTGACGGGCATCTTGAGCCTGTTCTGCTGCGGGCTCGTGCTCGGCATCGTGGCCATCGTCCTGAGCCGGTCGGCGAAGGCGGAGATCGCGAGCACCGGCAAGGGCGGTGGCGGCATGGCCCAGGCCGGCCTGGTCACCGGGATCGTCGGCGTCATCTTCTTCATCGTCCAGATCATCCTGATCTCGACCGGCGCGTTCGAGTTCAGCTTCGAGGCCGGCTGA